The following are encoded together in the Malaya genurostris strain Urasoe2022 chromosome 3, Malgen_1.1, whole genome shotgun sequence genome:
- the LOC131437091 gene encoding NEDD8 ultimate buster 1-like, translated as MPNELEIENYVIQVRAKLNQQKVKLWEPPYYNPSTHKYVESELEKLAASFHEELKISLKDCLSAIRSLQANALDKLRCKDEFLKTGVATIRCRAPTQGTANRHFDVKIKISSHGQELIQLVADKLGVDGSRIKLVCAGKVLVNHQPLFDQNVTNGAVIMVLIMVQSVEAVQHESNIFDRVHKIRADAELIINDNERFDFFSLEDQDGNALHLPALEKKALLMALTLYEKGKVALRKENYEEALLLFLEADSDFRTCNSQFLTVVDNYALLNMDIVWCYLCLKNISQLPDAEQRLRLCEEKFRESYGVNMHRVTTIKGTQHCSEKALLLRLHLLKAVLFFHQNKRKDAITMFEVVQSELQSLKVDDACLTTLLDCGFEITESRIALRACSNNVDAAIEFINNRREMVDANEKKSKREKNLYKKIGYQNADEKRIDINQVDQLVEMGYPETLAAIALKRTGNNLFNALNELQLKHKDLKQELVNSIEPCKELIDKLVDLGFHEEAAQVALKQTCNGFEEAVEFLITARRTNEYDALLTADINELSSAPSTILPTDTTSTSVADSSFNEDTSIVPNIGQAGPSRKRAKNDSNSARKEMMDILYKSFSKDMDTNSDTYLDLPLVEEATVLAEYKKLLNMQ; from the exons ATGCCAAATGAGTTGGAAATCGAAAATTATGTGATTCAAGTTCGTGCCAAACTAAATCAACAAAAAGTCAAACTTTGGGAACCTCCGTACTATAATCCATCTACCCACAAATATGTTGAGTCAGAACTGGAG AAATTGGCCGCTTCTTTTCATGAAGAGCTGAAAATATCACTCAAGGACTGTCTGAGTGCAATTCGAAGTCTGCAAGCAAATGCGTTGGATAAGCTGAGGTGCAAGGATGAGTTTCTGAAGACGGGTGTCGCCACAATACGATGCCGGGCACCTACGCAGGGCACTGCAAATCGACATTTCGATGTGAAGATCAAAATTTCTAGTCATGGCCAGGAACTGATTCAGTTGGTAGCGGATAAATTGGGGGTGGATGGTTCACG GATAAAACTAGTTTGTGCCGGAAAAGTTTTAGTTAACCACCAACCATTGTTTGACCAGAATGTTACCAACGGTGCTGTTATCATGGTCCTGATTATGGTACAAAGCGTTGAAGCGGTTCAACACGAAAGCAACATATTTGACCGGGTGCACAAGATCCGGGCCGACGCAGAACTAATCATAAACGATAATGagcgatttgatttttttagt CTGGAAGATCAAGATGGAAATGCTTTGCATTTGCCTGCACTTGAGAAAAAAGCACTTTTGATGGCTCTTACGTTGTACGAAAAAGGGAAAGTTGCTTTGAGGAAGGAAAACTACGAGGAAGCTTTGTTACTTTTCCTAGAAGCAGACAGCGACTTCCGTACATGCAATTCCCAATTTTTAACTGTAGTTGACAACTACGCGTTGCTTAACATGGATATTGTTTGGTGCTATTTGTGTTTGAAG AATATAAGCCAACTGCCAGATGCTGAGCAGCGTTTGAGACTTTGCGAGGAGAAGTTCCGTGAAAGCTACGGAGTTAATATGCATCGAGTTACTACCATAAAAGGAACCCAACATTGTAGTGAGAAGGCACTGCTATTGCGACTTCATCTGCTAAAAGCCGtactattttttcatcaaaacaagCGCAAAGATGCCATAACTATGTTCGAGGTGGTACAATCAGAACTGCAATCGTTGAAAGTTGACGATGCTTGTCTAACCACTCTCCTTGATTGTGGATTCGAAATAACAGAATCAAGAATAGCTCTTCGAGCCTGCTCGAATAATGTGGATGCGGCGATTGAGTTTATAAACAATCGCAGGGAGATGGTAGATGCCAATGAGAAAAAATCGAAACGGGAAAAAAACCTCTACAAAAAGATTGGTTATCAAAATGCGGATGAAAAACGCATTGACATAAATCAAGTTGACCAACTTGTAGAAATGGGTTATCCCGAAACACTAGCTGCTATTGCTTTGAAACGAACGGGGAATAACTTGTTCAATGCATTGAATGAATTACAACTCAAACATAAGGATTTAAAACaagaattggtgaattcaattgAGCCATGCAAGGAGCTGATTGACAAATTAGTCGATTTAGGCTTTCACGAAGAAGCTGCCCAAGTTGCTTTGAAACAAACCTGTAATGGTTTTGAGGAAGCAGTAGAGTTTCTTATAACAGCCCGTCGAACTAACGAGTATGATGCGCTACTTACTGCTGACATCAATGAGTTGAGCAGTGCGCCATCGACTATTCTCCCGACGGACACTACTAGTACGAGTGTTGCAGACAGCAGCTTCAATGAAGATACTTCCATCGTGCCAAATATCGGACAGGCGGGCCCGTCACGAAAGAGGGCCAAAAACGATAGCAACAGTGCCAGGAAAGAAATGATGGATATTTTGTACAAAAGTTTCTCCAAGGACATGGATACCAACAGCGATACTTATCTGGATTTGCCGCTTGTTGAAGAGGCAACCGTTTTAGCTGAATACAAAAAGTTGCTAAACATGCAGTAG